In Drosophila subpulchrella strain 33 F10 #4 breed RU33 chromosome 3R, RU_Dsub_v1.1 Primary Assembly, whole genome shotgun sequence, the following are encoded in one genomic region:
- the LOC119563116 gene encoding UDP-glycosyltransferase UGT5 isoform X1 — MQYGSPSGDIAALWESIQKPLTQKLIDHYQMGFRITRGLFEDPNFQELLKSNQSFDAVICETFYNDAHYGLAEHFNAPLIGLSTGGGLTFITDMVGSPAPASFVPHIMLPFNDHMSLYERLLNVAFLAYERLLLDYYYLPGQEQLYKEFFPGNKRCFYEMRRNASLVLINQHVSLSFPRPYSPNMIEVGGMHIDGKLSPLPEKIERFINESEHGAIYFSMGSNLKSKDLPPAKVQEILRAFSGLKQRVLWKFELEDLPNKPENVYISDWFPQTDILAHPKVLAFVTHGGMLSTTESIYHGKPVIGLPIFSDQFFNMAHAEQTGYGIMLDFKTLNAKEFREAIERITSEPSYTKVVQGMSFRYRDQQQTPLEKAIYWVEHVTRHQGAAYLQSAAQRLNWWQYHNVDVLLIIFGGVFFLLIGLPIAILQLLKKVLSGGKKTQGRKVKSN, encoded by the exons ATGCAGTATGGCTCACCATCAG GTGATATTGCTGCCCTCTGGGAATCCATTCAGAAACCACTGACTCAGAAGCTTATTGATCACTATCAAATGGGATTCCGTATCACAAGAGGACTTTTTGAGGACCCTAATTTCCAGGAACTTTTGAAGAGTAACCAAAGTTTCGATGCGGTCATATGCGAGACCTTTTATAATGATGCTCACTATGGATTGGCAGAACATTTCAATGCCCCACTCATTGGATTGAGCACCGGTGGAGGTCTGACCTTCATCACAGATATG GTTGGTTCTCCCGCTCCAGCTTCGTTTGTGCCCCACATAATGTTGCCCTTTAACGATCACATGTCGCTTTACGAACGCCTTTTAAACGTGGCTTTCTTGGCCTATGAAAGATTGCTACTGGACTATTATTATTTACCAGGACAAGAGCAACTCTATAAAGAATTCTTTCCGGGAAACAAGAGGTGTTTTTACGAAATGCGTCGAAATGCCTCCCTGGTTCTCATCAATCAGCATGTATCACTGAGTTTCCCACGACCATATTCGCCCAACATGATTGAAGTGGGTGGCATGCATATCGATGGAAAGTTAAGTCCGCTTCCCGAAAAGATCGAGAGATTCATTAACGAGTCAGAACATGGAGCAATCTACTTCTCCATGGGATCGAATCTCAAGAGTAAAGATTTACCGCCAGCCAAGGTTCAAGAGATCCTGAGAGCATTTAGTGGACTGAAACAGCGAGTTCTGTGGAAATTCGAGCTAGAGGATCTGCCTAATAAACCAGAGAATGTCTACATCTCCGACTGGTTTCCACAGACTGATATATTAGCACATCCAAAGGTCTTAGCCTTTGTGACCCACGGAGGAATGCTGAGCACCACGGAGTCCATTTATCATGGCAAACCCGTCATAGGACTGCCAATTTTTAGCGATCAGTTCTTTAATATGGCTCATGCCGAGCAAACTGGCTATGGCATAATGCTGGATTTCAAGACTCTGAATGCCAAAGAATTCCGGGAAGCTATCGAGAGGATTACCAGTGAGCCCTCATATACGAAAGTGGTTCAGGGCATGTCCTTCCGATATCGGGATCAGCAACAGACGCCTCTGGAAAAGGCCATTTATTGGGTGGAACATGTGACCCGTCATCAGGGAGCTGCCTATTTGCAGAGTGCGGCCCAAAGACTGAATTGGTGGCAGTATCACAATGTGGACGTCCTGCTGATCATTTTTGGCGGAGTGTTCTTTCTGCTTATTGGACTACCTATTGCTATATTACAACTACTGAAGAAAGTATTATCTGGGGGAAAGAAAACTCAGGGCAGGAAAGTTAAAAGTAATTAG
- the LOC119563116 gene encoding UDP-glycosyltransferase UGT5 isoform X2, which produces MRFFTLILALILSFGYSSGYNFLMILNSAGRSHFNVGHALAKGLVQAGHEISVVSVYPLKKPIPRYHDINVPNVFKVMGGDIAALWESIQKPLTQKLIDHYQMGFRITRGLFEDPNFQELLKSNQSFDAVICETFYNDAHYGLAEHFNAPLIGLSTGGGLTFITDMVGSPAPASFVPHIMLPFNDHMSLYERLLNVAFLAYERLLLDYYYLPGQEQLYKEFFPGNKRCFYEMRRNASLVLINQHVSLSFPRPYSPNMIEVGGMHIDGKLSPLPEKIERFINESEHGAIYFSMGSNLKSKDLPPAKVQEILRAFSGLKQRVLWKFELEDLPNKPENVYISDWFPQTDILAHPKVLAFVTHGGMLSTTESIYHGKPVIGLPIFSDQFFNMAHAEQTGYGIMLDFKTLNAKEFREAIERITSEPSYTKVVQGMSFRYRDQQQTPLEKAIYWVEHVTRHQGAAYLQSAAQRLNWWQYHNVDVLLIIFGGVFFLLIGLPIAILQLLKKVLSGGKKTQGRKVKSN; this is translated from the exons ATGCGATTTTTTACCTTGATCTTGGCGCTAATACTTAGCTTCGGTTACTCTAGTGGTTACAATTTCCTAATGATTCTCAATTCAGCCGGTCGTTCGCACTTTAATGTAGGCCATGCCTTGGCCAAGGGATTGGTCCAAGCTGGCCACGAGATCTCTGTGGTGTCCGTCTATCCATTAAAGAAACCTATACCTCGTTATCACGACATAAATGTGCCAAATGTGTTCAAAGTTATGGGGG GTGATATTGCTGCCCTCTGGGAATCCATTCAGAAACCACTGACTCAGAAGCTTATTGATCACTATCAAATGGGATTCCGTATCACAAGAGGACTTTTTGAGGACCCTAATTTCCAGGAACTTTTGAAGAGTAACCAAAGTTTCGATGCGGTCATATGCGAGACCTTTTATAATGATGCTCACTATGGATTGGCAGAACATTTCAATGCCCCACTCATTGGATTGAGCACCGGTGGAGGTCTGACCTTCATCACAGATATG GTTGGTTCTCCCGCTCCAGCTTCGTTTGTGCCCCACATAATGTTGCCCTTTAACGATCACATGTCGCTTTACGAACGCCTTTTAAACGTGGCTTTCTTGGCCTATGAAAGATTGCTACTGGACTATTATTATTTACCAGGACAAGAGCAACTCTATAAAGAATTCTTTCCGGGAAACAAGAGGTGTTTTTACGAAATGCGTCGAAATGCCTCCCTGGTTCTCATCAATCAGCATGTATCACTGAGTTTCCCACGACCATATTCGCCCAACATGATTGAAGTGGGTGGCATGCATATCGATGGAAAGTTAAGTCCGCTTCCCGAAAAGATCGAGAGATTCATTAACGAGTCAGAACATGGAGCAATCTACTTCTCCATGGGATCGAATCTCAAGAGTAAAGATTTACCGCCAGCCAAGGTTCAAGAGATCCTGAGAGCATTTAGTGGACTGAAACAGCGAGTTCTGTGGAAATTCGAGCTAGAGGATCTGCCTAATAAACCAGAGAATGTCTACATCTCCGACTGGTTTCCACAGACTGATATATTAGCACATCCAAAGGTCTTAGCCTTTGTGACCCACGGAGGAATGCTGAGCACCACGGAGTCCATTTATCATGGCAAACCCGTCATAGGACTGCCAATTTTTAGCGATCAGTTCTTTAATATGGCTCATGCCGAGCAAACTGGCTATGGCATAATGCTGGATTTCAAGACTCTGAATGCCAAAGAATTCCGGGAAGCTATCGAGAGGATTACCAGTGAGCCCTCATATACGAAAGTGGTTCAGGGCATGTCCTTCCGATATCGGGATCAGCAACAGACGCCTCTGGAAAAGGCCATTTATTGGGTGGAACATGTGACCCGTCATCAGGGAGCTGCCTATTTGCAGAGTGCGGCCCAAAGACTGAATTGGTGGCAGTATCACAATGTGGACGTCCTGCTGATCATTTTTGGCGGAGTGTTCTTTCTGCTTATTGGACTACCTATTGCTATATTACAACTACTGAAGAAAGTATTATCTGGGGGAAAGAAAACTCAGGGCAGGAAAGTTAAAAGTAATTAG
- the LOC119563115 gene encoding UDP-glucosyltransferase 2, which yields MHGLLTTWLFLLAAFLGQTWGYSYLMVSHTASKSHHAVGFALAKGLAAAGHEVTLISPFPQKKPVKNLIDVDTPNIITAMGVHKARILENAKKSVIWRYPIIHAMGLDLTSALFKAPAVQELLAQNRTFDGVICEVFMNDAHYGFAEHFGAPLITFSSLGATGGTSDLVGTPSPASYVPHSLLRFSDRMNFWERAQNLGFQVYEFIYQNLVNLPRHEVLYKKYFPNNKQDFYEMRRNTALVLLNNHVSLSNPRPYSPNMIEVGGMHVNRKAPKPLPKKIREFIEGAEHGVIYFSLGSNLNSKDLPKQKRKAIVETLRSLKYRVLWKYEEETFEDKPENVFVSKWFPQDDILAHEKVIAFITHGGLLSTMESIYHGKPVVGIPFFGDQFMNMARAEQSGYGITVKYAQLTASLFRSAIDRVTSDPSYRERAKVMSNQFRDQKETPLERAVYWVEHVTRQKGAKYLRSACQDLNFIQYFNLDVLATFFSVLSLVLISAFLTLRFVVNKVRSSLSRPKSLKKKTN from the exons ATGCATGGGCTCCTCACGACTTGGCTTTTTCTGTTGGCGGCCTTTTTGGGCCAGACATGGGGTTATTCGTACCTGATGGTGAGCCATACTGCATCGAAATCTCATCATGCAGTTGGTTTTGCGTTGGCCAAAGGTCTGGCTGCTGCCGGTCATGAAGTCACTTTGATATCACCATTTCCCCAGAAGAAGCCTGTTAAGAACCTAATCGATGTGGACACGCCGAATATTATCACCGCAATGGGAG TTCATAAGGCGCGGATTCTGGAAAATGCCAAGAAGTCGGTGATTTGGCGGTATCCAATAATACATGCAATGGGATTGGATTTGACCAGTGCACTTTTTAAGGCTCCGGCAGTGCAGGAGTTACTCGCTCAAAATCGAACCTTCGATGGAGTCATCTGCGAGGTCTTCATGAACGATGCCCACTACGGTTTTGCCGAACACTTTGGAGCTCCATTAATCACATTCAGCAGTTTGGGAGCCACTGGAGGGACTTCTGATCTGGTGGGCACTCCATCGCCAGCCTCGTATGTGCCACATAGTTTACTGCGGTTCAGCGATCGCATGAACTTTTGGGAGCGAGCCCAGAACTTGGGATTCCAGGTCTACGAATTTATCTACCAGAATTTGGTTAATCTACCCAGACATGAGGTGCtgtataagaaatattttcccaACAACAAACAGGACTTTTATGAAATGCGCAGGAATACTGCCTTGGTGCTTCTAAACAATCATGTTTCACTTAGCAATCCGCGTCCCTATTCTCCAAATATGATCGAAGTTGGCGGTATGCATGTGAATCGAAAGGCCCCAAAGCCCCTGCCCAAGAAAATCCGGGAATTCATCGAGGGTGCCGAGCATGGTGTTATCTATTTCTCATTGGGCTCCAATCTGAACAGTAAGGATTTACCAAAGCAGAAGCGTAAGGCTATTGTGGAGACTTTAAGGAGTCTCAAGTACCGAGTACTTTGGAAATACGAGGAGGAAACTTTCGAGGACAAGCCCGAAAATGTTTTTGTATCCAAGTGGTTCCCCCAGGATGATATCTTGGCTCACGAAAAAGTGATTGCCTTTATAACTCACGGCGGACTTTTGAGCACCATGGAATCGATTTACCATGGCAAACCCGTCGTGGGAATTCCCTTCTTTGGCGATCAATTTATGAATATGGCGAGAGCCGAGCAATCGGGCTATGGAATCACTGTCAAATACGCCCAACTAACTGCTTCTCTATTCCGATCCGCCATCGATCGGGTTACCAGTGATCCCAGCTATCGAGAACGAGCCAAGGTCATGTCCAATCAATTTAGGGATCAAAAGGAGACGCCACTGGAGCGCGCCGTTTACTGGGTGGAGCATGTGACTCGGCAAAAGGGAGCCAAGTACCTGAGAAGTGCCTGTCAGGATCTGAACTTTATTCAGTACTTCAATCTGGATGTCCTGGCCACATTCTTTTCCGTCCTTAGCCTAGTTCTTATTTCTGCATTCCTTACACTTCGATTTGTAGTAAATAAAGTAAGGAGCAGTCTTTCAAGGCCAAAGagtttaaaaaagaaaactaaCTAA
- the LOC119562926 gene encoding UDP-glycosyltransferase UGT5: protein MKPTAGQTSFLALLLLCLLSCVSAYNYLMVLHTAARSHYHVGSALAKGLASAGHQVTIVSPFELKKPIKNIKDVTVKSILASMQGRMANLLESSKEPIIKQIVNFHEMGIEITELLLTEPSVLELMKSNQTFDAVISEVFLNEAHFGLAEHFKAPLIGLGTFGAISWNTDLVGSPSPPSYVPSALLKFGDHMSLVERVGNLAFLTYEYIFLNYFYLPRQELLYHKYFPNNKQDFYEMRKNTALVLLNQHVSLSFPRPYSPNMIEVGGMHINRKRQPLPKDIQEFIEGAKHGVIYFSMGSNLKSKTLPLEKRQALIDTFAQLKQRVLWKFEDTDLPGKPANVFISDWFPQDDILAHDNVIAFITHGGLLSTTESIYHRKPFVGIPIFGDQFLNMARAEQNGYGVTVHYEELTAPKLLEAIQRLIQDPEASKKVRDMSDRYRDQQNTPLERAVFWVEHVSRHKGAKYLRSASQDLNFIQYHNLDAMLILYGGIIFILYCIFMLIRLVFRLLQELFLKKESPKQNKKAKQN, encoded by the exons ATGAAACCAACAGCTGGGCAAACGAGTTTTCTGGCCCTGCTGCTGCTCTGCCTGCTGAGCTGCGTGTCTGCCTACAACTACCTGATGGTCCTGCATACCGCCGCCCGATCCCATTACCATGTGGGTTCTGCCCTGGCCAAGGGATTAGCCAGCGCCGGACATCAGGTGACCATTGTCTCCCCCTTCGAGTTGAAGAAACCCATCAAGAACATCAAAGATGTGACGGTCAAGAGCATTTTGGCATCCATGCAAG GAAGAATGGCCAACTTGCTCGAATCATCCAAGGAGCCCATAATAAAGCAGATTGTTAATTTCCATGAGAtgggcattgaaattaccgaGCTGCTGCTGACGGAACCCTCTGTGCTGGAGCTGATGAAATCGAATCAGACTTTTGATGCTGTGATATCCGAGGTTTTCCTGAACGAAGCCCATTTCGGACTGGCAGAACATTTCAAGGCACCGCTTATAGGTCTGGGTACTTTTGGCGCCATTAGCTGGAACACAGATCTG GTGGGATCTCCGTCCCCTCCATCGTATGTTCCAAGTGCCCTGCTGAAGTTTGGGGACCACATGTCCCTCGTAGAGCGAGTGGGCAATCTGGCCTTCCTGACCTACGAATATATCTTCCTAAACTATTTCTATCTGCCGCGTCAGGAACTCCTGTACCACAAGTACTTCCCCAATAACAAGCAGGACTTTTACGAAATGCGCAAGAACACGGCTTTGGTGTTGCTCAACCAACATGTATCGCTCAGTTTTCCAAGACCCTATTCACCCAATATGATCGAGGTGGGCGGTATGCACATTAACCGAAAGCGCCAACCGCTGCCCAAGGACATTCAGGAGTTTATCGAGGGCGCCAAGCATGGTGTTATATACTTCTCCATGGGTTCCAATCTGAAGAGCAAAACACTTCCGCTGGAGAAACGCCAGGCACTGATCGACACCTTCGCCCAGCTGAAACAACGAGTGTTGTGGAAATTCGAGGACACTGATCTGCCGGGAAAACCTGCTAATGTCTTCATTTCGGACTGGTTCCCCCAGGACGACATTTTGGCCCATGATAATGTAATAGCCTTTATTACCCACGGCGGTCTGCTGAGCACCACGGAATCCATTTACCACCGGAAACCCTTCGTGGGCATTCCAATCTTTGGCGATCAGTTCTTGAACATGGCTCGCGCCGAACAGAATGGTTATGGAGTGACGGTTCATTACGAGGAATTGACAGCTCCCAAACTTTTGGAAGCCATTCAGCGATTAATTCAGGACCCTGAGGCCAGCAAGAAGGTGCGCGACATGTCCGACAGATATCGCGATCAGCAGAATACTCCATTGGAGCGTGCTGTTTTCTGGGTGGAGCACGTTTCCCGGCACAAGGGTGCCAAGTACCTGAGAAGCGCCTCTCAGGATCTGAACTTTATTCAATACCACAATTTGGATGCCATGCTAATACTGTATGGCGGCATTATCTTCATTTTATATTGCATTTTTATGCTAATCCGTTTGGTGTTCCGATTATTGCAAGAATTGTTTTTGAAGAAGGAAAGTCCCAAGCAGAACAAGAAAGCCAAGCAGAATTAA
- the LOC119562877 gene encoding venom carboxylesterase-6 has protein sequence MLKFFVVELLVLLASSSVLSIDVDTELGRVRGANLTSRLGSTFHAFRGIRYAEPPLGDLRFLNPQPVKPWSPKTFDATEDGPMCPQPWDNMTDVSEDCLRLNVYTKDLKGRRPVIVFLHPGGFYVFSGQSKYLAGPEHFMDRDCVLVSLNYRLGSLGFLATGTKEAPGNAGMKDQVLALRWIQRHIHRFGGDPGSVTLLGYSAGSISVALHMLSPMSQGLFHRGISMSAAPYGPVQYKSNDLQLAKRQAGLLKCPQEPVKEMVDCMRQKPYLDYVSTYNGMFEFGWNPVLNWRIVVEEDFGQERYLIESPFKTARRGDFYKVPIITGVTEFEFLSGAFFDLRNESIVSKYNQDWEHFAPISLIFERNSTQSQVASRVLREKYMPESRDKLEFPKSLKGMGELYSDALIGVSFNRFLRLMAPHTPIYTYLFRYKGRYSFLKNPDNQEAMGPVHHDELIYLFHVGLLTPLLKREDPENFMIELMTRMWFEFAQKGNPHNKSDEYLKDLNWPLYNSQDKAYLEIGTNLTAKTGGFFQDRYHIWDELFPLSSFC, from the exons ATGCTGAAGTTCTTTGTAGTGGAACTGCTGGTTCTGCTGGCCAGTTCATCGGTACTCTCCATCGATGTGGACACCGAACTGGGACGAGTGCGCGGTGCTAATCTGACCTCCAGGTTGGGTTCGACCTTTCATGCCTTTCGGGGCATTCGCTATGCCGAACCGCCCCTGGGAGATTTGCGGTTTTTGAATCCCCAGCCCGTGAAGCCCTGGTCCCCGAAAACCTTTGATGCCACTGAAGATGGACCGATGTGCCCACAACCCTGGGATAATATGACCGATGTTTCCGAGGACTGTTTGCGGTTGAATGTGTATACAAAGGACTTGAAGGGCCGTCGACCGGTGATCGTGTTCTTGCATCCCGGAGGCTTCTATGTCTTCTCCGGACAGAGTAAATATTTAGCCGGACCCGAGCATTTCATGGATCGCGATTGTGTGCTGGTTTCGCTAAATTATCGTCTTGGTAGCTTGGGCTTCCTGGCCACTGGAACTAAAGAAGCCCCTGGCAATGCGGGAATGAAGGATCAGGTTCTGGCATTGCGCTGGATCCAGCGACATATCCATCGATTTGGTGGTGACCCCGGAAGTGTAACCCTTTTGGGCTATAGTGCGGGTAGTATCAGCGTAGCTCTGCACATGCTATCGCCCATGTCCCAGGGTCTCTTCCATCGAGGCATCAGCATGAGTGCTGCGCCATATGGACCAGTTCAGTATAAAAGCAATGACCTTCAACTGGCCAAACGACAGGCTGGACTATTAAAGTGTCCCCAGGAACCGGTCAAGGAAATGGTTGACTGTATGAGACAAAAACCCTACCTGGATTATGTGAGCACCTACAACGGTATGTTTGAGTTTGGCTGGAATCCCGTTCTGAACTGGAGAATCGTTGTCGAGGAGGACTTTGGCCAGGAACGCTACCTTATCGAGAGTCCCTTCAAGACAGCTCGACGAGGTGACTTTTACAAGGTTCCCATTATTACCGGCGTTACGGAGTTTGAATTTCTTTCTGGAGCATTTT TTGATCTGCGAAATGAAAGCATTGTGAGCAAATACAACCAGGACTGGGAACACTTTGCTCCCATTTCCCTGATCTTCGAACGTAACTCAACCCAATCGCAAGTTGCCAGTCGAGTTTTAAGGGAAAAGTATATGCCTGAAAGTAGAGACAAGCTGGAGTTCCCCAAATCCCTCAAAGGTATGGGAGAACTATACAGTGATGCCTTGATTGGAGTATCCTTCAATCGCTTTCTTCGCCTAATGGCTCCCCACACACCTATTTACACCTATCTGTTTCGATATAAGGGTAGATACAGTTTCTTGAAAAATCCCGATAACCAGGAAGCCATGG GCCCCGTTCACCACGATGAGCTCATATATCTATTCCACGTGGGACTTTTGACTCCTCTTTTAAAACGAGAGGACCCCGAAAACTTTATGATTGAGCTAATGACGCGCATGTGGTTTGAGTTTGCTCAAAAAGG GAATCCCCACAACAAGAGCGATGAATACCTGAAAGATCTTAACTGGCCACTCTACAACTCGCAAGATAAAGCCTATCTGGAAATCGGTACCAATCTAACCGCAAAAACTGGTGGCTTCTTTCAGGATCGATATCACATCTGGGATGAATTATTCCCCCTATCCAGCTTTTGCTGA
- the LOC119556257 gene encoding UDP-glycosyltransferase UGT5-like yields MMPIQLFSLLVFLLPAFLEGARILALFPIPSQSHYYHALPYMKRLASLGHEITTVTPFPSKEATNNLYEISVSEVFHSFDELLKAMTTPKSTWEFFEVTNGFVYNITKVVFDNKEVQRKILRPGKSQFDLVIVDIWKYDALYGLAAYLDAPIIGMAPCGTDWKIDEMVGNPSPMSYLQSPSTYFYDLQTYMGRIGHFVERSISWINWHWRYENKHDALYREYFPKIAYKKPLSQISRNFALVLVNQHFTLAPPRLFAPNVIEVGGMHINKETENLPKDLEDFIQGSGEHGVIYFSLGTNVRIKNLAEDRKKILIETFASLPQRIVWKFEDEELPEKPSNVLISKWFPQQDILAHPKVKLFITHGGMQSTIESIHHGKPMLGLPFFYDQFANMEFIKKRGLGLVLNYKDMTSEEFKETISRLLTEKSFDVTAKIQAARFRDQPMNPLETAIWWTHYVLRHKGAPHMRVAGRELDFFTYHSLDVLATLVIALVIILIIISLCLVMFLKLILQRAVKLRNRKQKIR; encoded by the exons ATGATGCCAATTCAGTTGTTCTCCCTACTCGTTTTTCTACTACCTGCTTTTTTGGAAGGTGCTCGTATTCTTGCCTTGTTTCCCATACCAAGTCAATCGCATTATTATCATGCCTTACCATATATGAAAAGGTTGGCCTCTTTGGGGCATGAAATAACCACTGTAACTCCGTTTCCATCGAAAGAAGCAACGAATAATTTATACGAGATTTCTGTTTCGGAGGTATTTCACAGTTTTGATG AATTATTAAAAGCTATGACAACACCTAAAAGTACTTGGGAATTTTTTGAGGTAACTAACGGATTCGTGTACAACATTACTAAGGTCGTATTCGATAATAAGGAAGTTCAACGAAAGATACTCAGACCGGGAAAAAGTCAGTTTGATTTGGTCATTGTAGACATTTGGAAATATGATGCTCTATATGGCTTGGCCGCCTATTTGGATGCGCCAATCATCGGAATGGCACCTTGCGGAACTGATTGGAAGATCGATGAAATGGTCGGAAATCCATCTCCAATGTCTTACCTCCAATCTCCGTCAACTTACTTCTACGACTTACAGACTTACATGGGTCGTATAGGACACTTTGTAGAACGCTCCATTTCTTGGATAAACTGGCATTGGCGCTATGAGAACAAGCATGATGCTCTCTATAGGGAATATTTTCCGAAAATAGCTTACAAGAAGCCATTGTCTCAGATATCCCGAAACTTTGCTTTGGTTTTGGTAAATCAACACTTTACGTTGGCTCCACCTCGTTTATTTGCTCCAAATGTAATCGAAGTGGGGGGCATGCATATTAATAAGGAAACGGAAAATTTACCCAAGGATTTAGAGGACTTTATCCAGGGCTCTGGTGAGCATGGAGTAATTTACTTTTCACTCGGCACCAATGTAAGGATCAAAAATCTTGCTGAGGATcgcaaaaaaatattgattgaAACATTCGCCAGTCTGCCACAGCGTATCGTTTGGAAATTCGAAGATGAAGAGTTACCAGAGAAACCATCGAATGTTTTAATTAGCAAATGGTTTCCGCAGCAGGATATTCTGGCCCATCCGAAAGTTAAACTTTTTATAACTCACGGGGGAATGCAGAGCACCATAGAAAGCATTCACCATGGTAAACCTATGCTTGGGTTGCCCTTCTTTTACGACCAGTTCGCCAATATGGAATTCATCAAGAAACGGGGACTTGGCTTGGTTCTGAACTATAAGGATATGACAAGCGAAGAGTTTAAGGAAACCATTTCCCGGCTGCTGACCGAAAAGAGTTTTGACGTCACGGCAAAAATACAAGCGGCTCGATTTCGGGACCAACCCATGAATCCTTTGGAAACAGCAATTTGGTGGACTCACTACGTCCTTCGTCACAAGGGAGCACCTCATATGCGAGTTGCAGGAAGAGAGCTGGACTTTTTCACTTACCACAGCCTAGATGTCTTGGCCACTTTAGTTATAGCTCTTGTaattattcttattattatttcccTATGCCTGGTTATGTTTTTAAAGTTAATCCTCCAACGTGCTGTTAAATTAAGAAATCGAAAACAGAAAATTCGCTAA
- the LOC119556250 gene encoding UDP-glucosyltransferase 2-like — MPSLKMLGLRSFVLLVALLPGFLEGARILALLPIPSHSHYYHALPYLKSLASLGHEITSVSPFLPKESVNNIHNIYVPELFDNIEELIQSLSTGKGTWKDNEYIYDYNLDLVKKVLNNDGVRREILKPGKAQFDLIVSDLWRFDALYCLAAYFDAPIIGIASYGTDWKIDELVGNVSPISYLQSPSAYWHDLQTYGGRLAHFVDRSISWIQWRWCYEEKHQALYRKYFPKIADERPLSEITKNFALILVNQHFTLAPPRPYAPNVIEVGGMHINQEPKTLPKDIEDFIQGAGEDGVIYFSLGSNVRTKNLAEDRKKILIETFASLPQRILWKFEDEDVPEKPSNVLISKWFPQQDVLAHPKVKLFITHGGLQSTVECIHHGKPMLGLPFFYDQFRNMEHIKLQGQGLVLNYKDMTSDEFKDTIVRLLTEKSFDATARATAARYRDQPMSPLETAVWWTQYVLRHKGAKYMRVAGRELDFFTYHSLDVLGTFLLGLLVVFSIVFFCLIKFLNIVLRGIKNKKVQKQKAN, encoded by the exons ATGCCCAGTCTAAAAATGTTGGGTCTGAGATCATTCGTCTTGTTGGTGGCCCTTCTGCCCGGTTTCTTGGAAGGAGCCCGTATCCTGGCTTTGTTACCCATACCCAGCCATTCGCATTACTATCACGCTCTTCCCTATCTAAAAAGCTTGGCCTCTTTGGGCCATGAAATTACCTCTGTAAGTCCGTTTCTACCAAAGGAATCTGTGAATAATATTcacaacatttatgttccggAATTGTTTGACAATATTGAAG AACTTATACAATCTTTAAGCACGGGTAAAGGAACTTGGAAAGACAATGAATACATCTACGACTACAACCTTGATCTTGTAAAAAAAGTGCTGAACAATGACGGAGTGCGGCGAGAGATTCTGAAGCCAGGAAAAGCTCAGTTCGACCTGATAGTTTCTGATCTTTGGCGATTCGATGCTCTCTATTGCTTGGCGGCATATTTTGATGCCCCCATAATTGGAATCGCTTCCTATGGCACCGACTGGAAGATTGACGAATTAGTGGGTAATGTATCACCGATCTCGTACCTGCAGTCTCCGTCCGCTTATTGGCACGATCTTCAGACCTATGGCGGTCGTTTGGCACACTTTGTGGATCGCTCTATTTCTTGGATTCAATGGAGGTGGTGTTATGAGGAGAAGCATCAGGCCCTGTACAGAAAGTATTTCCCGAAAATTGCTGACGAGCGACCATTGTCGGAGATTACCAAAAATTTCGCCTTGATTTTGGTTAATCAGCACTTTACATTGGCTCCACCCCGGCCTTATGCTCCGAATGTTATCGAGGTGGGAGGTATGCATATTAATCAGGAACCGAAAACTTTACCCAAGGACATAGAGGACTTCATCCAAGGGGCTGGCGAAGATGGAGTAATATACTTTTCCCTCGGCAGCAATGTTAGGACCAAAAATCTCGCAGAGGATCGCAAGAAAATATTGATCGAAACATTTGCCAGCCTGCCACAGCGTATCCTGTGGAAATTCGAAGATGAGGATGTGCCAGAGAAACCATCGAATGTTTTAATTAGCAAATGGTTTCCGCAGCAGGATGTTCTGGCACATCCAAAAGTTAAGCTATTTATAACCCACGGAGGATTGCAGAGCACCGTGGAATGTATTCACCATGGAAAACCAATGCTGGGACTGCCATTTTTCTATGATCAGTTTAGGAACATGGAACATATCAAACTACAGGGTCAAGGCTTGGTTCTGAACTACAAGGATATGACAAGCGACGAGTTCAAGGACACAATTGTCCGATTACTGACAGAAAAGAGTTTCGATGCTACGGCAAGAGCAACTGCTGCTCGATATCGCGACCAACCCATGAGTCCTTTGGAAACAGCAGTCTGGTGGACTCAATACGTCCTTCGTCATAAGGGTGCGAAATACATGCGGGTGGCGGGCAGAGAATTGGACTTCTTCACTTATCACAGCCTGGATGTCTTGGGCACTTTTCTGCTAGGCCTTTTGGTTGTCTTTTCCATAGTCTTCTTTTGCTTGATTAAGTTCTTAAACATTGTTCTGCGAGGTATAAAGAATAAGAAAGTACAAAAGCAGAaagctaattaa